In Candidatus Kryptobacter tengchongensis, a genomic segment contains:
- a CDS encoding Methyltransferase domain-containing protein, giving the protein MEEIIKHKSFWDLYAPIYDENRRHEEYLRNTNLNILKTYFRPGQTLIEIGCGTGIEAKEMIKHGCKVVLTDVSFEMLKVAKTKVGSNAQVINLPAEYIDSFKIKFDGAYSSFGVINCMTNVSSFFQKLHSILKPGSLFIASFINRWYWGDFLFFLFGITNYLKKRLNGWGHITLNGKEYDVIARFYSLNDIKRFSKSYFVIKKVYALPFLLPPAYLKPQERLPEKLFKLLQKLENLINHRFPFNYLGERIIVIFERI; this is encoded by the coding sequence ATGGAAGAAATTATAAAACATAAATCTTTCTGGGATTTATATGCCCCTATTTACGACGAGAATAGAAGACACGAAGAATATCTAAGGAATACGAATTTAAACATTCTCAAAACATATTTCCGTCCTGGTCAAACCCTCATTGAAATTGGCTGTGGAACTGGGATTGAAGCTAAAGAAATGATAAAACACGGTTGTAAAGTTGTTCTCACAGATGTATCATTTGAAATGCTAAAAGTCGCCAAGACGAAGGTTGGCTCAAACGCACAAGTAATAAATCTACCTGCTGAATACATTGATTCATTCAAAATTAAATTTGACGGCGCTTATTCATCTTTCGGTGTTATAAATTGCATGACAAATGTATCTTCATTCTTTCAAAAGCTTCACTCAATTCTTAAGCCAGGTTCGCTTTTCATCGCTTCGTTTATAAATCGCTGGTATTGGGGAGATTTCCTCTTTTTCCTGTTTGGAATAACTAATTATCTGAAAAAACGATTAAATGGATGGGGACACATCACACTTAATGGTAAAGAATACGATGTTATCGCAAGGTTTTACTCATTGAATGATATAAAAAGGTTTTCCAAAAGTTATTTTGTCATAAAGAAAGTTTATGCCCTACCGTTTTTGCTTCCGCCTGCTTACTTAAAACCTCAAGAACGATTGCCCGAAAAATTATTTAAATTGCTCCAAAAACTTGAAAATCTCATCAATCATCGTTTCCCCTTCAACTATCTTGGCGAGAGAATTATCGTCATATTCGAAAGGATATGA
- a CDS encoding phosphoribosylanthranilate isomerase, translating to MSVIVKICGITNLEDAVNSIEAGADMIGFVFYQKSKRYIEPEKAALIVREISSFVTCVGVFVNEDVEEIKKVIDRTMIDMVQLSGDESPEVCEKLREIVPVMKSFKVSENFSSDILKNFAVDFVHLDSFLNGEYGGTGKTFNWDMVAGLSDQWKIILSGGLDADNVREAILKVKPYGVDVSSGVEEYPGKKSFEKVKSFIENAKSVKL from the coding sequence ATGTCAGTAATTGTAAAAATTTGTGGGATTACAAATCTTGAGGATGCGGTTAATTCAATAGAAGCAGGGGCTGATATGATTGGATTCGTTTTCTATCAGAAGAGCAAAAGGTATATTGAGCCTGAAAAAGCTGCTTTAATTGTAAGGGAAATTTCTTCTTTTGTTACTTGTGTTGGTGTATTCGTAAATGAAGATGTTGAGGAAATCAAAAAGGTGATTGATCGGACTATGATTGATATGGTTCAGTTAAGCGGTGATGAGAGCCCGGAGGTCTGTGAAAAATTGAGAGAAATTGTCCCGGTTATGAAGTCTTTTAAGGTCAGTGAAAATTTTTCAAGTGATATTTTAAAAAATTTCGCTGTTGATTTTGTCCATCTTGACTCATTTTTAAACGGGGAATATGGTGGCACTGGGAAAACATTTAACTGGGATATGGTTGCTGGATTAAGCGATCAATGGAAAATTATTTTATCTGGTGGATTAGATGCTGATAATGTTAGGGAGGCGATTTTAAAAGTTAAACCTTACGGTGTTGATGTTTCCTCGGGTGTTGAGGAATATCCCGGGAAGAAAAGTTTTGAGAAGGTCAAATCTTTTATTGAAAACGCAAAGAGTGTTAAATTATGA
- a CDS encoding lipoyl(octanoyl) transferase → MKSEAIFIDIPGPSSYEEVWRLQKQFHKMRVKEILSDILLFTEHEHIYTIGKAGDERDLKISEELLKHLGVKVLKIDRGGKITYHGPGQIVGYPIFHLEKMKIDIHTYLRRIEEVIILTLSDFGIKGQRKNGLTGVWVGDEKIASIGIKVSQWVTMHGFALNVNTDLRYFDFIFPCGLKDVSMTSMKKLLGREVDMSEVKKSLKEKFETVFSLKFVQSCLEIFEKKMEIF, encoded by the coding sequence ATGAAATCGGAGGCAATTTTTATAGATATCCCCGGACCTTCAAGTTATGAAGAGGTTTGGAGGTTGCAGAAGCAATTTCATAAGATGAGAGTAAAGGAGATCTTGAGTGATATTTTGCTCTTCACTGAACATGAGCATATCTACACAATAGGGAAAGCTGGGGATGAACGGGATTTAAAAATTAGCGAAGAACTATTAAAACATCTTGGAGTGAAAGTTCTTAAAATTGATCGCGGTGGAAAGATAACCTATCACGGACCGGGACAAATTGTTGGGTATCCAATCTTTCATCTGGAAAAAATGAAGATTGATATTCACACCTATTTAAGAAGAATTGAGGAAGTTATAATTTTAACACTATCTGACTTTGGGATAAAAGGACAAAGGAAGAATGGTTTGACAGGTGTTTGGGTCGGGGATGAGAAAATTGCGTCAATAGGAATCAAAGTAAGTCAGTGGGTTACGATGCATGGATTTGCTTTAAATGTTAATACTGATTTGAGGTATTTTGACTTTATTTTTCCATGTGGGTTAAAGGATGTTAGCATGACATCAATGAAAAAATTGCTTGGGCGGGAGGTTGATATGAGTGAGGTGAAAAAAAGTTTAAAAGAAAAATTTGAGACTGTTTTTTCATTAAAATTTGTTCAAAGTTGTTTAGAAATCTTTGAAAAGAAAATGGAAATTT
- a CDS encoding Hemolysin, contains CBS domains translates to MLLIISLFLIAGGVLISMFETAIITIGDVKKLRSVFLDKIEVLKKKPEHFTLASFILKVLFFAPAPVLLGIWSEGKTLSLLLVFVIILISLYLFHKFRDFSEKNSEFVVKNLWFLLYPLFLIFKVSLLLPAGFASRLLNKKVNFAKREFEFLINSLKPSETFDENFIIKNVFEFNDKTVREIMVPRMRVVALDINAPREKVVKVVLNEGYSRLPVYKDTIDNIIGVVYAKDLINYIEDPNLFVLYDLLRPAYFVPETKKISELLKELQKNKIHMAIVVDEFGGFKGIVTLEDILEEIVGEIHDEYDKVEKNYEVLSDGSIIVDSDMLVSDFNRRFGESIPEGSDYESVGGFVLKLAGRIPNEGEKIKFKNIIFEVVKKSNRKIIELKITKETNEFS, encoded by the coding sequence ATGCTTTTAATAATCTCTCTTTTCCTAATTGCAGGTGGAGTTTTAATTTCTATGTTTGAAACTGCGATTATAACGATTGGTGATGTGAAAAAACTTAGATCTGTATTTCTTGATAAGATTGAAGTTTTAAAGAAAAAACCAGAACATTTTACATTAGCAAGTTTCATTCTTAAAGTATTGTTTTTCGCTCCAGCTCCTGTTTTGCTCGGTATATGGTCTGAGGGCAAGACGCTGTCGCTTTTACTTGTCTTTGTGATTATTTTAATTTCACTTTATCTGTTTCATAAATTCCGGGATTTTTCTGAGAAGAATTCAGAATTTGTGGTAAAAAATTTGTGGTTTTTGCTTTATCCTCTTTTTTTAATTTTTAAAGTATCTTTACTTTTGCCTGCAGGATTTGCTTCAAGGTTGTTAAATAAAAAAGTAAACTTTGCAAAGCGTGAGTTTGAATTTCTAATCAATAGCCTCAAACCGAGCGAGACTTTTGATGAAAATTTTATCATCAAGAATGTCTTTGAGTTTAACGATAAAACCGTCAGGGAAATCATGGTTCCAAGGATGAGGGTTGTCGCACTTGATATAAATGCCCCTCGTGAAAAAGTTGTAAAAGTTGTCCTGAACGAAGGTTACTCACGACTTCCGGTTTACAAAGATACAATTGATAACATAATTGGTGTGGTTTATGCGAAGGATTTAATAAACTATATTGAAGATCCAAATTTATTCGTTCTTTATGACCTTTTGAGACCTGCGTATTTTGTCCCCGAGACGAAGAAGATAAGTGAACTACTTAAGGAATTGCAAAAAAACAAAATTCATATGGCTATCGTCGTTGACGAGTTTGGCGGGTTCAAGGGAATAGTTACGCTTGAAGATATACTTGAAGAAATAGTTGGTGAAATTCACGATGAATATGACAAGGTTGAAAAAAATTATGAAGTGTTAAGCGATGGTTCAATCATCGTTGACTCAGATATGCTTGTGAGCGATTTCAACAGAAGATTTGGTGAGAGCATCCCTGAAGGGTCGGACTATGAGAGCGTGGGTGGATTTGTTTTAAAACTTGCTGGACGAATTCCAAATGAGGGAGAGAAAATCAAATTTAAAAACATCATTTTTGAAGTTGTTAAAAAATCAAACCGAAAGATAATTGAACTAAAAATTACAAAGGAAACCAATGAATTTTCTTGA
- a CDS encoding Radical SAM superfamily enzyme YgiQ, UPF0313 family, translated as MAIDITLVNPLFIEKDPVEKKIMTPYFPLGLMYLASVLRNNGYEVELFDCTFRKDFDEFEDYMRKKKPKIVGITSLITIRRNALIIADIAHRYGAKVILGGPDPTALPERYLLYKGTNNSFPVDAVVFDEGEITMLELANFYFKRSDHPDDIREIAGLRLRDENGNIISTGHRELIKDLDSIPFPARDLVDMDDYRRAWKKKHGYWSLTIINSRGCPYHCSWCQKAVFGRKYRIRTPENSADEMKHLKETYSPDFIRVVDDITGVQKNWVLKWSEEVLNRNATIPFECLTRVNLVSEDMLKALKDMGCEKIYLGVESGSQKVLDAMEKGITIQQIYKASELCKKFGIKTYFFMMVGYPGEDIEDLKLTAKILRETLPDEFSTTIAYPLPGTKFYEQVRDRLMFDSQEWMLDWDYTAENKLLFKREKYNTTFYRWVIRWFNREWKDAWFKAGKKAKLIEKLKNKAELILSKAIVNLLAKASRSNVIQFQPAEGR; from the coding sequence ATGGCTATAGATATAACTTTAGTTAATCCCCTCTTTATTGAGAAAGACCCCGTTGAGAAGAAAATTATGACCCCTTATTTTCCTCTTGGATTAATGTATCTTGCCTCGGTCTTGAGGAACAACGGTTATGAAGTTGAATTGTTTGATTGTACATTTAGAAAAGATTTTGATGAATTTGAAGACTATATGCGAAAAAAGAAACCAAAAATTGTTGGGATCACATCTTTAATAACGATACGAAGAAACGCTTTGATAATTGCAGATATAGCTCACAGATATGGCGCAAAAGTTATCCTCGGGGGTCCAGATCCAACAGCCTTGCCAGAAAGATATCTTCTTTACAAAGGAACAAATAACTCTTTCCCTGTTGATGCCGTTGTATTTGATGAAGGTGAAATTACAATGCTGGAACTTGCAAATTTCTATTTTAAAAGGAGTGATCATCCAGATGATATCAGGGAAATTGCTGGCTTGAGGTTAAGAGATGAAAATGGAAATATAATTTCAACGGGACATAGAGAACTTATCAAAGACCTTGACTCAATTCCATTCCCAGCAAGAGACTTAGTTGATATGGATGATTACAGAAGGGCATGGAAAAAGAAACATGGATATTGGTCACTCACCATAATAAACAGCAGAGGTTGTCCATATCATTGTTCATGGTGTCAAAAGGCAGTTTTCGGAAGAAAATATAGAATCCGAACCCCTGAAAATTCCGCTGATGAAATGAAACATTTAAAAGAAACCTACTCTCCAGATTTCATCCGTGTAGTTGATGATATAACGGGGGTTCAAAAAAATTGGGTTTTAAAATGGAGTGAGGAAGTATTAAATAGGAACGCTACTATACCCTTTGAATGCCTTACACGAGTAAACCTTGTCTCTGAAGACATGCTGAAAGCATTAAAAGATATGGGTTGTGAGAAAATTTATCTTGGCGTGGAGTCAGGCTCTCAAAAAGTTCTTGACGCAATGGAAAAAGGAATAACCATACAACAAATCTATAAGGCATCTGAACTTTGCAAAAAATTTGGAATCAAGACATATTTCTTCATGATGGTGGGTTATCCAGGAGAAGATATTGAAGATTTAAAGTTAACCGCTAAAATTTTAAGAGAAACATTGCCAGACGAATTCAGCACAACAATTGCTTATCCTCTGCCTGGGACAAAATTTTATGAGCAAGTTCGTGATAGGTTGATGTTTGATTCACAAGAATGGATGCTTGATTGGGATTACACTGCTGAAAATAAACTTCTGTTCAAGCGTGAAAAGTATAACACAACTTTTTACCGATGGGTTATAAGATGGTTCAACAGGGAATGGAAAGATGCATGGTTTAAAGCTGGGAAAAAGGCAAAGTTAATTGAAAAATTAAAAAATAAAGCCGAACTTATCCTTTCAAAAGCAATCGTTAATTTACTTGCAAAAGCTTCAAGATCAAATGTAATTCAATTTCAACCAGCCGAGGGAAGATGA
- a CDS encoding Thioredoxin: protein MISALLIIVSMFIFVAGIWFIANINQRKKKLLPEFINGKPTVVFFWIDNSSCKAMSSIIDKIKNDFKGSVKVLNFNVIKDYKIAESYLILDVPVVILFDKEGNPIMRITKPEEYQKLEIKLKEII, encoded by the coding sequence TTGATAAGCGCTTTGCTAATAATTGTTTCTATGTTCATTTTTGTTGCTGGGATTTGGTTTATAGCCAATATAAACCAGAGAAAAAAGAAACTTTTGCCTGAGTTTATAAACGGAAAACCAACAGTTGTCTTTTTCTGGATTGATAATTCATCCTGTAAAGCGATGAGTTCAATCATTGATAAAATAAAAAACGATTTTAAGGGTAGTGTTAAGGTTTTAAATTTTAATGTGATCAAAGATTACAAAATAGCCGAAAGTTATCTGATACTTGATGTTCCAGTTGTAATTTTGTTTGATAAAGAAGGAAACCCGATTATGAGAATTACAAAGCCTGAAGAATATCAAAAACTTGAAATCAAATTAAAAGAAATTATCTAA
- a CDS encoding tryptophan synthase, beta chain gives MKSQLPDPRGYFGIYGGKFVPETLIPAVEELERWYLRLRNDEGFQKELNYYLRYYAGRPTPLYYARRLSEYLGGAKIYLKREDLCHTGAHKINNTIGQALLAKRMGKRRIIAETGAGQHGVAVATVCALFDFKCVIYMGEEDMRRQEMNVFRMKLLGAEVKPVSSGSKTLKEAINEAIRDWVTNVRTTFYMIGSVVGMHPYPMIVRDFQSVIGKETKEQILEVEGRLPDVIIACVGGGSNAIGIFYPFIEDVPNVKLIGVEAGGKGLETGLHSASLTAGKPGVLHGAMQYLLQDEDGQILNTHSISAGLDYPGVGPEHSYLKDAGIVEYTVATDDEVVEAFYLLSKLEGIIPALESSHAVAHAIKIAPKMRKSEIIIVNLSGRGDKDLGIVMRYFNK, from the coding sequence ATGAAATCACAACTTCCTGACCCGAGAGGTTACTTTGGGATTTACGGCGGTAAATTTGTGCCGGAGACATTAATTCCAGCTGTTGAAGAGCTTGAGAGATGGTATTTGAGACTTAGAAATGATGAGGGTTTTCAAAAGGAGCTTAATTACTATTTGAGATATTACGCAGGTCGTCCAACTCCGCTTTACTATGCGCGCAGATTAAGTGAGTATCTTGGTGGAGCGAAAATTTATCTTAAGCGTGAAGATCTGTGTCATACAGGGGCTCATAAAATAAACAACACAATTGGTCAGGCATTGCTTGCCAAAAGAATGGGGAAGCGTAGAATAATCGCTGAAACTGGAGCTGGTCAGCATGGCGTTGCGGTTGCAACAGTTTGCGCCTTGTTTGATTTTAAATGTGTGATTTATATGGGTGAAGAAGATATGAGAAGACAAGAAATGAATGTTTTTAGGATGAAATTGCTTGGCGCGGAGGTAAAACCTGTTTCTTCGGGGAGCAAAACTTTGAAGGAAGCAATAAACGAGGCAATTCGTGATTGGGTTACAAATGTTAGAACAACTTTTTACATGATCGGTTCTGTCGTTGGAATGCACCCTTATCCTATGATAGTCAGGGATTTCCAAAGCGTCATAGGGAAGGAAACAAAAGAGCAGATTCTTGAAGTTGAAGGGAGGTTGCCTGATGTTATAATTGCATGTGTTGGGGGTGGAAGCAACGCTATTGGAATTTTTTATCCATTTATTGAGGATGTCCCAAATGTTAAACTAATAGGTGTTGAAGCTGGAGGAAAAGGGCTTGAAACTGGATTACATTCTGCTTCTTTAACCGCGGGAAAACCTGGAGTTTTGCACGGAGCGATGCAATATCTTCTTCAAGATGAAGATGGTCAAATACTTAACACGCACTCAATCTCCGCAGGGCTTGATTACCCCGGTGTTGGACCTGAACATTCTTATCTTAAGGATGCTGGTATTGTTGAATATACCGTTGCAACGGATGATGAAGTCGTTGAGGCATTTTATCTTTTATCAAAGCTTGAGGGTATAATCCCAGCTCTTGAAAGCTCACATGCTGTAGCCCATGCTATAAAAATTGCCCCTAAAATGAGGAAAAGTGAAATTATAATCGTAAATTTATCGGGTCGTGGAGATAAAGACCTTGGGATAGTGATGAGATACTTCAATAAGTAA
- a CDS encoding indole-3-glycerol phosphate synthase yields MNFLEKIVKTKLSEIERAKEILPLKELKKLAGISNYQHRSLYDSLKKEGEIKIIAEIKKMSPSAGNLIVDGFDLISIAKEYESAGASAISVLTDFKFFGGRKQHLSQVKSNVKISVLRKDFIIDEYQIYETKYIGADAFLLIVKIIDDVQLEDYLWLAKEIGLDVLVEVHDKHDIARALKISPYPKLIGINNRDLETFRVDINRSIELCEILPDDVVKVSESGINSREDVVKISNAGFDAILVGESLMRAGNRIGKIFELLGKN; encoded by the coding sequence ATGAATTTTCTTGAGAAAATTGTCAAAACGAAGTTATCCGAAATTGAAAGAGCAAAGGAAATTTTGCCTTTAAAGGAATTAAAGAAACTTGCTGGTATTTCAAATTATCAACATCGTAGTTTATACGATTCTTTAAAAAAAGAAGGTGAGATCAAGATAATTGCTGAGATAAAAAAGATGTCGCCATCGGCTGGGAATTTAATTGTTGATGGATTTGACCTAATTTCAATTGCGAAGGAGTATGAGAGCGCTGGAGCAAGTGCGATTTCTGTTTTAACCGATTTTAAATTTTTCGGTGGGAGAAAACAACACCTATCTCAAGTGAAAAGTAATGTTAAAATTTCCGTCTTGAGGAAGGATTTCATAATTGATGAATATCAAATTTATGAAACGAAATATATCGGGGCGGATGCTTTTCTTTTGATTGTTAAGATAATTGATGATGTTCAACTTGAAGACTATCTCTGGCTTGCGAAGGAGATAGGTCTTGATGTCCTTGTTGAAGTTCATGATAAACATGATATAGCACGAGCTTTAAAAATTTCTCCTTATCCAAAGTTGATCGGGATAAATAACAGAGACCTTGAAACATTTCGTGTTGACATCAACAGATCAATTGAGCTTTGTGAGATTCTTCCAGATGATGTTGTGAAGGTTAGTGAGAGTGGAATTAACAGCAGGGAGGATGTTGTTAAAATTTCAAATGCTGGTTTTGATGCGATCCTTGTTGGGGAATCCCTGATGAGAGCGGGAAATAGAATAGGTAAAATTTTTGAGCTTCTTGGTAAAAACTAA
- a CDS encoding 6-phosphofructokinase 1 — translation MKIGILTGGGDCPGLNAAIRSVVRKALASGHQVVGIKNGWKGLMSLDIIPLDLNNISGILPRGGTILGTSRTNPYKHSDGEKKILENLEKEKIDALVAIGGEDTLSVAYKLYKAGVNVVGIPKTIDNDVRGTDYSIGFDTAVNIAMEAIDRVHTTAESHNRVAVVEVMGRHTGWIALYSGLAGGADVILIPEKPFDIDQVCKIIEKRHARGKNFSIVVVAEGAKFKVEEQVDKDGTLIVQDLRVDEFGHVRLGGIGNLVADQIEKRTGMEARATILGHIQRGGSPTAFDRILATRFGVKAIELINEGRFGVMTALQGNEITEVELYEVVGGLKTVNPELFEIAEVFFG, via the coding sequence ATGAAAATTGGAATCTTAACAGGGGGTGGAGATTGCCCAGGTTTGAACGCAGCTATAAGGTCTGTAGTTCGCAAAGCCCTTGCCTCTGGTCACCAAGTGGTTGGAATTAAAAATGGATGGAAAGGATTAATGAGCCTTGACATCATTCCACTTGACCTTAACAATATATCTGGAATTTTACCAAGAGGTGGAACAATACTCGGGACATCAAGAACCAATCCATATAAACACTCGGATGGCGAGAAAAAAATTCTTGAGAACCTTGAAAAAGAAAAAATTGATGCACTCGTTGCAATCGGTGGTGAAGACACCTTAAGCGTTGCTTATAAACTTTACAAAGCAGGGGTAAATGTGGTTGGAATACCAAAAACAATTGATAACGATGTAAGGGGAACAGATTATTCAATCGGGTTTGATACCGCCGTCAACATTGCTATGGAAGCAATTGATAGAGTACATACAACCGCAGAAAGCCACAACCGCGTTGCAGTTGTTGAAGTTATGGGTCGTCACACAGGGTGGATCGCATTATATTCGGGGCTTGCCGGTGGGGCAGATGTAATTTTAATACCTGAAAAACCGTTTGACATTGATCAGGTATGCAAAATAATTGAGAAAAGACACGCCCGCGGGAAAAATTTCAGCATAGTCGTTGTGGCTGAAGGAGCAAAATTCAAAGTTGAAGAACAGGTTGATAAAGATGGGACACTTATCGTCCAAGATTTAAGAGTTGATGAGTTCGGGCATGTTCGCCTTGGTGGAATTGGGAACCTCGTAGCAGACCAAATTGAAAAAAGAACAGGGATGGAAGCAAGAGCAACAATCCTTGGACATATACAGCGAGGTGGCTCACCAACTGCTTTTGATAGAATACTTGCAACAAGATTTGGTGTAAAAGCTATTGAATTGATAAATGAGGGAAGATTCGGGGTTATGACGGCTCTTCAAGGAAACGAAATTACAGAAGTTGAACTTTATGAAGTCGTGGGAGGATTGAAAACAGTTAATCCTGAATTGTTTGAAATAGCAGAGGTCTTCTTCGGTTAA
- a CDS encoding anthranilate phosphoribosyltransferase gives MIRNAIAKLVQKEDLTFEEAYFAMRQIISGEAEQAQIAGFLVGLRMKGETSHEIAGCAKAMREKAVKIDFEDENLVDTCGTGGDEVGTFNISTVSAIVASSAGAKVAKHGNKAVSSKCGSADVLRELGVNVELTPEQAKKCLEEIGITFLFAPLYHTAMKYAAPVRQALGIRTVFNILGPLTNPAGAKRQILGVFSENLTEKIALVLKELGSIHALIVHGAGGIDEISIAGHTRVTELKSGEVKTYEITPEDFGLKKWDLNFILGGSSKLNAEIIKRVLDGEQGPHRDVTLLNSGAAIYVAGLASSIYDGIKMAEEAIDSGKARKKLEDLIKLTNSFTKV, from the coding sequence ATGATAAGGAATGCAATTGCGAAACTTGTTCAAAAAGAAGATTTAACTTTTGAAGAAGCGTATTTTGCTATGCGACAGATAATATCGGGGGAAGCTGAACAAGCGCAGATTGCTGGTTTCCTCGTTGGGTTGAGGATGAAGGGGGAAACATCGCACGAGATAGCAGGTTGTGCGAAGGCAATGAGGGAAAAAGCGGTGAAAATTGATTTTGAAGATGAAAATCTCGTGGATACATGTGGGACTGGTGGGGATGAGGTTGGAACTTTTAATATCTCAACTGTTTCAGCTATTGTTGCAAGTTCAGCTGGGGCGAAAGTTGCAAAGCATGGGAATAAAGCTGTATCAAGTAAGTGTGGAAGCGCAGATGTTTTGAGGGAGCTTGGGGTCAATGTGGAGTTAACACCTGAACAGGCGAAAAAATGTCTTGAAGAAATTGGCATAACTTTTTTATTCGCACCGCTTTACCATACTGCCATGAAGTATGCAGCACCTGTAAGGCAAGCGCTTGGAATAAGAACTGTTTTCAATATACTTGGACCGCTTACAAATCCCGCTGGAGCGAAAAGACAAATTCTTGGGGTTTTCTCGGAAAATTTAACCGAAAAAATTGCCCTTGTCTTGAAAGAACTTGGCTCCATTCACGCTCTCATCGTTCACGGCGCTGGCGGAATTGACGAAATCTCAATCGCAGGACATACGAGGGTAACTGAATTAAAAAGTGGTGAGGTGAAAACTTATGAAATTACACCTGAAGATTTTGGGTTAAAAAAGTGGGATTTAAATTTTATTCTTGGTGGTAGTTCAAAGTTGAATGCTGAAATAATAAAACGAGTCCTTGACGGTGAGCAAGGTCCCCATAGGGATGTTACATTGCTTAACTCTGGCGCTGCAATCTATGTTGCTGGGCTTGCAAGTTCAATCTATGATGGCATTAAAATGGCTGAGGAAGCCATAGACTCAGGAAAAGCAAGAAAAAAACTTGAAGATTTAATTAAATTAACAAACAGTTTCACCAAGGTTTGA
- a CDS encoding nicotinate-nucleotide adenylyltransferase, whose translation MRVGIFGGTFNPPHIGHLIVAEFIREEAKLNKIIFVPCAIPPHKQNQGYLSQIASPHHRFEMVKIAVKNNPFFEVSDIEIKRGGVSYTVETVSYFVERFPTYTFYLLIGADQFRELHTWKDPDEIVKRVRLIVFNRYGYAIPESKFSQFADFITIPNIDVSASAIRSRVRSGKSIRYLVPAEVEEYIYAKGLYR comes from the coding sequence ATGAGGGTAGGGATTTTTGGCGGGACATTTAATCCGCCACATATTGGTCATTTAATTGTTGCGGAATTTATAAGGGAGGAAGCCAAACTTAACAAAATTATTTTCGTTCCCTGCGCAATCCCACCGCACAAACAAAATCAGGGATATCTATCGCAAATCGCAAGCCCGCACCACAGATTTGAAATGGTTAAAATAGCGGTAAAGAATAACCCTTTTTTTGAAGTTTCTGACATTGAGATAAAACGTGGCGGGGTTTCTTATACAGTTGAAACAGTAAGTTACTTTGTTGAGAGGTTTCCAACTTACACTTTCTATCTTCTCATCGGGGCTGATCAATTCAGGGAACTTCACACTTGGAAAGATCCAGATGAAATTGTTAAAAGGGTTCGTCTTATTGTTTTCAATCGCTATGGCTATGCTATCCCAGAGTCTAAATTTTCACAATTTGCGGATTTTATCACAATACCAAATATAGATGTCTCGGCGTCAGCAATAAGAAGCAGGGTGAGGTCTGGAAAATCAATAAGATATCTTGTTCCAGCTGAAGTTGAAGAATATATTTATGCAAAAGGTCTATATAGATGA